The following are from one region of the Erwinia billingiae Eb661 genome:
- a CDS encoding transporter substrate-binding domain-containing protein gives MIKKIRIKSGVAALLLVAGGASAQSHLDRVLQSKVLTVCTTGDYKPYTFLRADGQYEGIDIAMAQSLAKNLGAEVKWVPTTWKTLTPDFIAKQCDIALGGVSVTLKRQQTAWFATPLGTDGKIPLVRCADKKKYRTIEQLNKPSVRLIEPAGGTNEAFVHAYLPQANLTLFHDNVTIFQQLVDKKADVMITDASEAMFQQKHYPKLCAINPEQPMQYGEKAYMLPRDDLSWKLYVDQWLHLSNATGEYQQVVSQWLAVKK, from the coding sequence ATGATAAAAAAAATACGCATTAAAAGCGGGGTTGCCGCGTTACTGCTGGTTGCAGGCGGCGCCAGTGCTCAGTCACATCTGGACCGCGTGCTGCAAAGCAAAGTCCTGACCGTTTGCACCACCGGCGATTACAAGCCGTACACCTTCCTGCGCGCTGACGGGCAATATGAAGGTATTGATATCGCGATGGCGCAGTCACTGGCCAAAAATCTCGGCGCGGAAGTGAAGTGGGTGCCCACAACCTGGAAAACCTTAACGCCAGACTTTATCGCCAAGCAGTGCGATATTGCCCTGGGCGGCGTGTCGGTCACCCTGAAACGCCAGCAAACCGCCTGGTTTGCTACCCCGCTGGGTACCGATGGCAAGATCCCGCTGGTGCGCTGTGCCGATAAGAAGAAGTACCGCACCATTGAACAGCTGAATAAGCCGTCGGTGCGGCTGATCGAACCGGCGGGTGGCACCAACGAGGCGTTTGTCCACGCTTACCTGCCGCAGGCTAACCTGACGCTGTTCCACGACAACGTCACCATATTCCAGCAGTTAGTGGATAAAAAAGCCGACGTGATGATCACCGATGCCTCGGAAGCGATGTTCCAGCAGAAACACTATCCCAAACTCTGCGCCATCAATCCTGAGCAGCCGATGCAGTACGGCGAGAAAGCCTACATGCTGCCGCGTGACGATCTGAGCTGGAAACTGTATGTCGATCAGTGGCTGCATTTGAGCAATGCCACCGGCGAATATCAGCAGGTTGTCAGCCAGTGGCTGGCCGTTAAAAAATAA
- a CDS encoding NAD(P)H-dependent oxidoreductase, with protein sequence MSKILIIDAGKAFAHSKGELNHTMTEVAATFLRDAGHQVDVTVVDDGYVITDEVQKYLDADTVIYQMPGWWMGEPWILKKYIDEVFTEGHGSLYASDGRTRSDAAKKYGSGGLIQGTKYMLSLTWNAPLQAFTDPEQFFEGVGVDGLYLHFHKANQFLGMEGLPTFICNDVIKQPDIAADIARYRTHLSEIFA encoded by the coding sequence ATGAGCAAGATTTTAATTATTGATGCAGGAAAAGCCTTCGCCCATTCAAAAGGCGAACTGAACCACACGATGACCGAAGTGGCCGCCACCTTTTTACGCGATGCCGGCCATCAGGTCGACGTCACCGTGGTTGACGACGGCTATGTGATTACCGATGAAGTGCAGAAATATCTTGATGCGGATACCGTGATTTACCAGATGCCCGGTTGGTGGATGGGCGAGCCGTGGATCCTGAAGAAATACATTGATGAAGTCTTCACCGAAGGCCACGGTTCACTGTACGCCAGCGATGGCCGTACCCGCTCAGACGCGGCAAAAAAATACGGCTCCGGCGGGCTGATTCAGGGCACCAAATATATGCTGTCCCTGACCTGGAATGCGCCGCTGCAGGCCTTTACCGATCCCGAGCAGTTCTTCGAAGGCGTCGGCGTCGATGGCCTGTACCTGCACTTCCATAAGGCGAATCAGTTCCTCGGTATGGAAGGTTTACCGACCTTTATTTGTAACGATGTGATTAAACAGCCGGACATTGCCGCAGATATTGCGCGCTATCGGACTCATCTGAGCGAAATCTTTGCTTAA
- a CDS encoding putative quinol monooxygenase: MLTVIAEICVKPGRRTAVLQAIENVTPTVLEEAGCGSYQALTDYKAQVPWKQHSPDSIFMVEHWDSLRHLEQHQQAAHMEQHRTNIKADVVDVKIFVLEAAK, from the coding sequence ATGCTCACCGTGATCGCTGAAATTTGCGTAAAGCCAGGCCGCCGTACGGCCGTGTTACAGGCTATTGAGAACGTAACGCCAACGGTGTTGGAGGAAGCGGGCTGCGGAAGCTATCAGGCGCTGACTGACTATAAAGCGCAGGTTCCCTGGAAGCAGCATTCGCCCGATTCCATCTTTATGGTCGAGCACTGGGATTCTCTGCGCCATCTGGAGCAGCATCAGCAGGCTGCCCATATGGAACAGCACCGCACCAACATCAAAGCCGATGTGGTGGATGTGAAGATTTTCGTGCTGGAAGCGGCTAAGTAA
- a CDS encoding flavin-containing monooxygenase: protein MMVEKTVTDTLVIGAGQAGVAMSEHLTKLGIAHLVLEKKRIAEAWRSGRWDSLVANGPAWHDRFPGMEFPGIDADGFVPKEGVADYFAAYAEKFNAPIRTGVEVKRVERNVGRAGFTVETSEGIIEARHIVAATGPFQRPVIPAIAPNDDSVHQIHSAAYYNPQQLPEGAVLVVGAGSSGVQIADELQRAGKAVYLSVGAHDRPPRAYRNRDFCWWLGVLGLWDASASQPGKEHVTIAVSGARGGHTVDFRALAHQGVTLVGLTKAFRNGKVTFQPDLAENISRGDENYLSLLDAADAYVVRNGLDLPEEPQARQFLENPECVTHPILQLDLEEAGITSIIWATGYTTDYSWLQVDAFDEKNKPKHQRGVSSEAGVYFLGLPWLSRRGSTFIWGVWHDAKYIADHIATQRKYSEYRQG from the coding sequence ATGATGGTTGAAAAAACCGTGACAGATACCCTGGTTATTGGCGCCGGGCAAGCCGGTGTTGCCATGAGCGAACATCTGACTAAATTGGGCATTGCCCATCTGGTATTGGAAAAAAAACGCATTGCCGAAGCCTGGCGCAGCGGACGCTGGGACTCGCTGGTTGCCAATGGTCCTGCCTGGCACGATCGTTTCCCCGGCATGGAATTTCCCGGTATTGATGCCGACGGCTTCGTGCCGAAAGAGGGCGTTGCCGACTATTTTGCGGCCTATGCCGAGAAATTTAACGCGCCAATCCGTACCGGCGTTGAAGTGAAACGCGTTGAACGCAACGTCGGACGCGCGGGCTTCACGGTGGAAACGTCGGAAGGGATCATTGAAGCGCGGCATATTGTTGCCGCCACCGGGCCATTCCAGCGTCCGGTGATCCCGGCGATCGCGCCAAATGATGACAGCGTGCATCAGATCCATTCTGCGGCCTATTACAACCCGCAGCAGCTGCCTGAAGGCGCGGTGCTGGTGGTCGGCGCGGGATCGTCCGGTGTGCAGATCGCGGACGAGCTGCAGCGCGCAGGCAAAGCGGTGTACCTTTCCGTGGGGGCACATGACCGTCCGCCGCGTGCTTACCGTAACCGCGATTTCTGCTGGTGGTTGGGCGTGCTGGGCTTGTGGGACGCCTCCGCCAGCCAGCCAGGCAAAGAGCATGTGACCATTGCCGTGAGCGGCGCACGCGGCGGTCATACCGTTGATTTCCGCGCACTGGCGCATCAGGGCGTCACGTTGGTGGGCCTGACAAAAGCGTTCCGCAATGGCAAGGTGACCTTCCAGCCCGATCTGGCAGAGAATATTTCCCGTGGTGATGAAAACTATCTCTCGCTGCTGGATGCGGCGGACGCCTATGTTGTCCGTAACGGTCTGGATCTGCCGGAAGAGCCGCAAGCGCGACAGTTCCTGGAAAACCCTGAATGCGTGACCCATCCTATATTACAGCTGGATCTTGAAGAGGCGGGAATTACCTCAATTATCTGGGCGACCGGCTATACCACGGATTACAGCTGGCTGCAGGTGGATGCCTTTGATGAAAAGAATAAGCCGAAACACCAACGTGGTGTATCCAGTGAAGCGGGGGTCTATTTCTTAGGATTACCGTGGTTATCGCGCCGGGGCTCGACGTTTATTTGGGGTGTCTGGCACGACGCGAAGTATATCGCTGACCATATTGCCACGCAGCGAAAATACAGCGAATACCGACAGGGTTAA
- a CDS encoding ABC transporter ATP-binding protein, with the protein MSSVKLKVEQIAKYYGQTKVLQDLDLTVNKGELLTLLGSSGSGKTTLLQIISGLTEPTSGRLLIDGKDETWTPVHKRDIGVVFQNYALFPHLTIEENVGFPLRMRQLPAAEVARKVKAALEMVELGHAAQRFPRALSGGQQQRVALARCLVYQPGIILMDEPLGALDRQLRETMQMEIRRIHRESGATIIFVTHDQEEALALSDRICLMNEGRIVQIDTPEGIYERPQSTFVAGFIGLSNILQGDIQGGQLVTKQGSFALPESPTKQGNASLVIRPEHLRILQAGSGQLHGEICERIYAGSETRLVVALAEGARFVVRSNGLSGNRIGDRVSLGWDVQQSLLLPA; encoded by the coding sequence ATGTCCTCTGTTAAGTTGAAAGTGGAACAGATCGCCAAATACTACGGGCAAACCAAGGTATTGCAGGATCTGGATTTAACGGTAAACAAAGGGGAGCTGTTAACCCTGCTTGGCTCCTCCGGCTCCGGTAAAACCACCTTATTGCAGATCATCAGTGGTCTGACCGAACCGACCTCGGGCCGGTTATTGATCGACGGAAAAGATGAAACCTGGACGCCGGTTCACAAACGCGATATCGGCGTGGTGTTCCAGAACTATGCGCTCTTTCCACATCTGACCATTGAAGAAAACGTCGGGTTTCCGCTGCGGATGCGGCAACTGCCGGCGGCGGAAGTGGCCCGCAAGGTCAAAGCCGCGCTGGAAATGGTTGAGCTGGGCCATGCGGCGCAGCGTTTTCCGCGGGCCCTGTCTGGCGGTCAGCAGCAACGTGTCGCCCTGGCACGCTGCCTGGTATACCAGCCGGGGATCATCCTGATGGATGAACCGCTGGGCGCGCTCGATCGCCAACTGCGTGAAACTATGCAGATGGAGATCCGCCGGATCCACCGTGAGTCAGGCGCCACGATCATCTTTGTCACCCACGATCAGGAAGAGGCGCTGGCGCTTTCAGATCGCATCTGTCTGATGAATGAAGGGCGGATCGTGCAGATCGACACGCCAGAAGGCATCTATGAACGCCCGCAGTCGACCTTTGTGGCCGGATTTATTGGCCTCTCCAATATTTTGCAAGGGGATATTCAGGGCGGCCAGCTGGTGACCAAACAGGGCTCATTCGCGCTGCCGGAATCCCCGACCAAACAGGGCAACGCTTCGCTGGTGATCCGCCCAGAACATTTACGTATTTTGCAGGCCGGCAGCGGCCAGCTGCACGGCGAAATCTGTGAGCGTATTTATGCCGGCTCAGAAACCCGTCTGGTGGTGGCGCTGGCTGAGGGCGCACGGTTCGTGGTGCGCAGCAATGGCCTGTCCGGCAACCGAATTGGCGATCGGGTTTCGCTGGGTTGGGATGTTCAGCAAAGTCTGTTACTCCCGGCGTAA
- a CDS encoding ABC transporter permease subunit: MAELATSGVKKSPPGQSRRWHPLWLTAPGLLFLALFLAWPTLKLMLLSFQDGDGGFSLAVWSQMFGAGIYVKVMLNTFTIALQTTVVCLVIGYPVAYWLSQRTETVRRRLMWLILLPFWTSALLKNFAWLVLLSRRGILSEILLSLGADQPLNVLYTRGVVVFAMAHSMLPLAIITMLPTMTGIDNGLMKAGHTLGASKAQSFWRIFFPLSMPGVVAACLLIFIGSLGFFITPALLGSPQDSVIGQLLITQVQQLLNWRLAGAVAMMLLVTTLIVCFCYDKLFGMSAISGGESHASGKLIRRVGYAITAVLARVCDGLATGLAVIPGRPGFGWLLPLFSILVMLVLVSPVVSFLPMAFSSSSFLQFPPPGYSLRWMETYLESPIWTGATIRSFGIALVTGIFSVLISGAAAFGLAKHQGKSGSLVVMTFLLPMIIPNIVTAVSLFYLFATLGLIGSDLGIILGHTVMAIPVVFIIILTTFKGYDWRLDQAAGTLGASRWRTLREITLPLIKSSLVAAFIFGFLNSFEELTVALFVGGGVKQTLPKQMWDDVLLSVTPTLAAASVIILSVVTLLFIIAERSRRKADALQGE; encoded by the coding sequence TTGGCAGAACTCGCAACATCTGGCGTGAAAAAATCGCCACCTGGTCAATCCCGACGCTGGCATCCCCTGTGGCTGACGGCGCCAGGACTACTCTTTTTGGCCCTGTTCCTCGCCTGGCCGACGCTGAAACTGATGTTACTCAGCTTTCAGGATGGCGACGGCGGATTCTCACTTGCGGTCTGGAGCCAGATGTTTGGGGCCGGGATCTACGTGAAGGTGATGCTGAATACCTTCACCATCGCGCTGCAAACCACCGTGGTCTGCCTGGTTATTGGCTACCCGGTAGCGTACTGGCTTTCACAGCGCACGGAAACCGTCCGGCGTCGCTTAATGTGGCTGATTTTACTGCCATTCTGGACCAGCGCCCTGTTGAAAAACTTTGCGTGGCTGGTGCTGCTTTCCCGCCGTGGCATTCTCTCGGAAATCCTGCTGTCGCTGGGTGCCGATCAGCCGCTGAATGTGCTCTATACCCGCGGCGTGGTGGTATTTGCCATGGCGCACAGCATGTTGCCGCTGGCGATCATCACCATGCTGCCGACCATGACCGGCATTGATAACGGGTTGATGAAGGCCGGGCACACGCTCGGGGCGTCAAAGGCGCAAAGCTTCTGGCGGATCTTTTTCCCGCTTTCCATGCCTGGGGTGGTCGCGGCCTGTTTGCTGATCTTTATCGGTTCACTGGGGTTCTTTATTACGCCGGCATTACTCGGCAGCCCGCAGGATTCGGTGATTGGCCAGCTGCTGATCACCCAGGTGCAACAACTGCTCAACTGGCGACTGGCCGGTGCGGTGGCGATGATGCTTCTGGTGACCACGCTGATTGTCTGTTTTTGCTATGACAAGCTGTTCGGCATGTCGGCGATTTCAGGTGGCGAAAGCCATGCCAGCGGCAAGCTGATCCGACGGGTGGGCTATGCGATTACCGCTGTGCTGGCGCGGGTATGTGACGGGCTGGCCACAGGGCTGGCGGTGATCCCTGGGCGTCCCGGCTTCGGCTGGCTGCTGCCACTGTTCAGTATCCTGGTGATGCTGGTGCTGGTTTCACCGGTGGTGTCCTTCCTGCCGATGGCCTTCAGCAGCTCCAGCTTCCTGCAATTTCCACCGCCGGGTTATTCGTTGCGCTGGATGGAAACCTATCTGGAATCACCCATCTGGACCGGGGCCACGATACGTTCCTTTGGCATCGCGCTGGTCACCGGCATCTTCTCGGTGCTGATTTCAGGTGCCGCGGCCTTTGGCCTGGCAAAACATCAGGGTAAATCGGGCAGCCTGGTGGTGATGACCTTCCTGCTGCCAATGATCATTCCCAACATTGTGACCGCCGTTTCCCTGTTCTATCTATTTGCCACCCTGGGGCTGATTGGGTCTGACCTTGGCATCATTCTGGGGCATACGGTGATGGCCATTCCGGTGGTGTTTATCATTATCCTCACCACCTTCAAAGGCTATGACTGGCGGCTGGATCAGGCAGCGGGCACGCTGGGTGCCAGCCGCTGGCGAACGCTGCGGGAAATCACCCTACCGTTAATCAAAAGCAGCCTGGTGGCGGCGTTTATCTTTGGTTTCCTCAACTCGTTTGAAGAGCTGACGGTTGCCCTGTTTGTCGGCGGCGGCGTGAAGCAGACGCTGCCTAAACAGATGTGGGATGACGTGCTGCTGTCCGTTACGCCAACGCTGGCTGCCGCCTCGGTGATTATCCTGTCCGTGGTTACGCTGTTGTTCATTATTGCTGAACGCTCGCGTCGTAAAGCCGATGCGCTGCAAGGAGAATAA
- a CDS encoding ABC transporter substrate-binding protein has product MKENKGYSRRDALKLGMGAAVTAAVAPMIISRPARAAEVTTLTVADVGGPYGAGFGKAFYKPFEEATGIKIINTVLGPDPVPQFQMMVDTKNYLFDVALLNPEHLVRLNKMPKPYLEDLHIQVPDPENYVKGSITPQFGGVSIYALALGYRTDSFAGKAAPTNWTDFWDTAKFKGRRGLWRSPVCTLELALMADGVDPKKLYPLDVDRAFRSLDKIRSSIDVWWTSGAQATQMLQSGELDLMSIWSTRAQTAIDAGTPASIGWGQGLYNIDGFTIPHGSPKLDAARKFIQFCMDAKRQSMYTNDLACGPTNIKAYDFIDNKKAALLPTAPDHIQGLAEMSADYWGDNQVALTERFEKWVMS; this is encoded by the coding sequence ATGAAAGAGAACAAAGGGTATTCGCGTCGTGATGCACTCAAACTCGGCATGGGAGCGGCGGTCACCGCCGCCGTTGCGCCGATGATTATCAGCCGTCCGGCACGCGCGGCGGAAGTCACCACCCTGACGGTGGCGGATGTGGGCGGCCCGTATGGCGCGGGCTTCGGCAAAGCCTTCTATAAGCCGTTTGAAGAAGCCACCGGCATCAAAATTATTAATACCGTCCTGGGGCCGGATCCGGTTCCTCAGTTCCAGATGATGGTCGATACCAAAAACTATCTGTTCGACGTGGCGTTGCTCAATCCGGAGCATTTGGTGCGTCTGAACAAGATGCCGAAACCCTATCTGGAAGATCTGCATATTCAGGTGCCGGACCCGGAAAACTACGTTAAAGGCTCGATCACCCCGCAGTTCGGTGGCGTCAGCATCTATGCGCTGGCACTCGGCTACCGTACCGACAGCTTTGCCGGTAAAGCGGCACCCACCAACTGGACGGATTTCTGGGACACCGCCAAATTCAAGGGCCGTCGTGGACTGTGGCGCAGCCCGGTCTGCACCCTTGAGCTGGCGTTGATGGCGGACGGCGTTGATCCGAAAAAACTCTATCCGTTGGATGTGGATCGCGCGTTCCGCAGCCTGGATAAAATCCGCAGCAGCATCGACGTCTGGTGGACCAGCGGGGCGCAGGCTACGCAAATGTTGCAAAGCGGCGAGCTGGATTTGATGAGTATCTGGAGCACCCGCGCGCAAACGGCGATTGATGCCGGTACGCCAGCGTCAATCGGTTGGGGCCAGGGACTGTACAACATTGATGGCTTCACCATTCCGCATGGCAGCCCGAAGCTCGACGCCGCCCGCAAGTTCATTCAGTTCTGTATGGATGCCAAACGCCAGTCGATGTACACCAACGACCTGGCCTGCGGACCGACCAATATTAAAGCCTACGACTTTATCGACAATAAGAAGGCGGCATTGCTGCCGACCGCGCCGGATCATATCCAGGGCCTGGCGGAGATGAGCGCGGACTATTGGGGCGACAATCAGGTGGCGCTGACCGAGCGTTTTGAGAAGTGGGTAATGAGTTAA